From the genome of Adhaeribacter pallidiroseus:
CAGAAAAGCGTCGCAAGTACGATGCTGATTTCAAGCAGCAAGTACTGCAGATGGTTTCTAATGGTCGGCCGGTAAAAGAAGTGGCCGAGTCATTGGGCATTGGCGAGAACCTCATCTATCGGTGGCGGAGTCGTCAAGAAGACAAAGGAGCAGTTGGGAGAGAAAATGCATCCGCCACTACTGACCAGCAGGTTTTGCTGCGACGCATCCGGGAACTAGAGCTGGAGCGGGACATTTTAAAAAAAGCGTTAGCCATTTTCAGCCGACAGACTTAAAAGAACGGTATCGTTTTGTGCAGCAGCATACCCAAAAATGGCCGGTACAGGTAGTATGCCAGGTGCTTCAGCTAAGCCGCAGTGCGTATTATAGCTGGTTATCAGTAAAATCAAAGCGCAATAATCAAACAGAAAACCAGATGCAAACTTCTATCATCGATACTTTTCAGAAACACCGCCGTCGTTATGGCGTTAGACGCCTGCTAGCTGAACTGAAAGAAAAGGGAGTAAACGCTGGCTCTTACCGGATTCGTCAGGTGATGCAAAAGCACGGACTCCGGGCCATCCAGCCGCGCAGCTTTGTTCCTCGCACGACGGATAGCCGGCACCCTTACCCGATAAGTCCTAACCTGTTGTTAGAGCAGCCTTTCCCTGAGGCTCCGAATCAGGTCTGGGTGGGAGATATCACTTATATTGCTATGGCTACTGGTAGTTTTCTGTATCTGGCGGTATGGCTGGACTTATTCTCCCGCCGAATAGTCGGCTGGCAGTTGGGGGATAATATGAAAGAAGAACTGGTAATAGCCGCTTTTAGAAAAGCCTATCAGAGCCGGTCGGTGAAGGAAGGCTTGATTATCCACTCCGACCGAGGTGGGCAATATGCCAGCAATGCCTTCCGGAAATTGATGGGTGATAAGAAGGCTAGCCAGAGTATGAGCCGGGCTAGTAATGCTTATGATAACGCTTTTATGGAGTCCTGTTTTAGTCGCTTTAAGGCGGAATTGATGCAGGAGGGGGCTTTTGATAATAAAGAAGATGCCCAAACCGAAATCTTTGAGTATATTGAAATGTATTACAATCCAATACGAAGACACTCCAGCTTAAATTACCTAAGTCCAGTTAAATTTGAACAATTATATTCTAACAACTAAGCAAATTAACTGTCCGTCTTTTTCAACACACCTCATTGAAGGTTTAAGAATGAATGGTTTAACAGGATTCATGAATAGAGCAACTCATAATTTGTGGGTACTGTTAGAAGAAGATCGTTTAATTAAATATCACCTTCTTAACAACTCTTACTCTGACTGGTATCCTTCTCACGTTAGTAATTCAACTTACAAACCATTAATTGATTATTTGGTTAAAGAACAACAAGTACATACTTTGTTTAATAAACCGTTGTAGCTACTATTTTCCAACTAATCCCCAAACAAGTCTATATCATAAGACAATTAAAATCTGCTTATCATATCAAAGCTGCCAGTACTCTCCTGGCTTTTATATGATAGTTTCTTAATCTTACCGGCCAAATTCTTACCATGATTATAAAAGAAAAAAGTAACTGGTTCCGGATGCTTTTTGTGTGGCACGGGTCTGTGTTGCCGGAAATTCTACCGCGCTTGGTGGCTTTGTTGCTGCTTTCGTCTTTAATTGTGTACTTACGGGGCAGCTTTTTGAATATAAGATTCTGCTGAATACCACACCTTTTACTTTAATTGGTTTGGCCTTGGCTATTTTCCTGGGTTTCCGGAACAATGCCAGCTACGACCGGTTTTGGTAAGGACGTAAACTCTGGGGTGCCTTGCTCATCGATTCCCGGTCACTCACCCGTTTGTTTATAAAGGCACATTTTTATATAAATTGCTTTATTTACTCACTCGCCAGGTTGAGCCAGAATTAAGCAGAGAATAGGTATAGCCTGTTTTCGTTATTTTACGTAAATTGAGTTATGAAAACGAAAACGGCCACCACTAAGGACCAGGATAAAGCTTTACAAAGACAGCAGATTTTACAATCGATGCTGGCATCTTTTAAAATAGAGGGCATCCATATCTCACCCGAGGTAGCACAAGTTACTTTAAAAAAAATAGAAGCTAGTCTGGGAAAATAGCCTTTATAAAGGCTATCATCGGGCTATAATCTTTCTCGGCTGCTTTTTGAACGGCAGCTATATAAAATTCAAATTCTTCTTCCCCTACTTTCTCAAATTCTAAAGCCGGGTAGCCTTGCTTTCGGGTCATAAGGTTGGCCAGAATTCGGGCAGTACGGCCGTTCCCTTCCCGGAAAGGATGAATAACCAATATTTCCCCATGTACCACTGCTATATCCCGTATTAATACTTCTTTGCTTTCGTAGGTGTTCGGCAGCTTACGCAAAACTTCTTCTTCAAAGTCCTGCATGGTTTGCGCTAAAAACCGGGCTGCCGCAAATGGAAAACCGCCTTTTGAAATATTTACATCGCGGTATTTACCTGCAAAGCTATATAGATGTCCTAACGCTAACCTAT
Proteins encoded in this window:
- a CDS encoding transposase — its product is MKEKKTPEKRRKYDADFKQQVLQMVSNGRPVKEVAESLGIGENLIYRWRSRQEDKGAVGRENASATTDQQVLLRRIRELELERDILKKALAIFSRQT
- a CDS encoding IS3 family transposase, with product MQQHTQKWPVQVVCQVLQLSRSAYYSWLSVKSKRNNQTENQMQTSIIDTFQKHRRRYGVRRLLAELKEKGVNAGSYRIRQVMQKHGLRAIQPRSFVPRTTDSRHPYPISPNLLLEQPFPEAPNQVWVGDITYIAMATGSFLYLAVWLDLFSRRIVGWQLGDNMKEELVIAAFRKAYQSRSVKEGLIIHSDRGGQYASNAFRKLMGDKKASQSMSRASNAYDNAFMESCFSRFKAELMQEGAFDNKEDAQTEIFEYIEMYYNPIRRHSSLNYLSPVKFEQLYSNN
- a CDS encoding bestrophin family ion channel; amino-acid sequence: MARVCVAGNSTALGGFVAAFVFNCVLTGQLFEYKILLNTTPFTLIGLALAIFLGFRNNASYDRFW
- a CDS encoding Fic/DOC family protein, with the protein product MKYELPGSQGEILPNLLGLKTGDEVALAEFEGFLKAEILLTEALTKRTKFNIAYILKIHRLALGHLYSFAGKYRDVNISKGGFPFAAARFLAQTMQDFEEEVLRKLPNTYESKEVLIRDIAVVHGEILVIHPFREGNGRTARILANLMTRKQGYPALEFEKVGEEEFEFYIAAVQKAAEKDYSPMIAFIKAIFPD